GAGCACCGGCGGATGCACTCAGGGCCGACGCAACGGTTGATTCGCTGACACAGCTTTTGTAATCTCACAGGACGTTGATTTTGAAACTTTTCATTCGGGAGATTCCTGCCATGCAGGGACTGAATCTGACTGCAGATCGCGGCGCGCATAGCAGCGTACTGACCAGCCGCACGACTCGCTGGTGGCGATGGCGCACGGCTTGAGCTTGCCCTTTCATGGCACATGACAGCGATGACCGTTGCCGTGCCAAATTGCAGAACAGATGTCAGGAACTACTCTCATGATACCCGAGCAATTCGCCGAGCTTGCACAGGCCGGCTATAACCGCATCCCCGTTTACCGCGAAGTTCTGGCCGACCTGGATACGCCGCTGAGTACCTACCTCAAGCTGGCCAGTGGCCCCTATTCCTACCTGTTTGAATCCGTGCAGGGCGGCGAGAAATGGGGCCGATACTCCATCATCGGCCTGCCCAGCGTGGAAGTGTTGAAGGTGTACGGTGAAAAAATCACCATCACCCGCTCCGGACAGGTGGTTGAAGAAGCCACTGCCGATGACCCGCTGGCCTTTATCGAGGACTACCAGACCCGCTTCAACGCCCCGGACCTGGAAGAGCTGCCCAGATTCAATGGCGGCCTGGTGGGCTACTTCGGCTATGACACGGTCCGCTACATCGAGCCCCGGCTCAAGCCAAGCTGCCCGCCGGACCAGATCGGCACAGCGGACATCCTGTTGATGGTGTCGGACGAAATCGTGGTGTTCGACAACCTCCGGGGCAAACTGCACCTGATTGTGCACGCCGATCCGAATGAAGACGGCGCTTACGAGAAAGCCCAGAAGCGGATCGACGAGCTGGAGTCCCGGCTGCACCGGCAGACCTCCGATGCGCCCCAGACGCCGGCTCATCTCAGCGGTAAAACCGTCGACGAGAGCGATTTCGTCTCCGGCTTCAACCAGGACAAATTCGAAGCGGCCGTGGGCAAGATCAAGGAATACGTGCTGGACGGCGACGTGATGCAGACGGTGATTTCCCAGCGCATGTCGATTCCGTTCGAGGCACCACCGCTGAACCTGTATCGCTCGTTGCGGGTTCTGAATCCGTCGCCCTACATGTATTTCCTGGATCTGGACGACTTCCACATCGTCGGTTCGTCACCGGAAATCCTGGCGCGGGTGGAAGATGACGAAGTCACCGTTCGCCCCATCGCCGGCACCCGCAAACGCGGCGCCACCGATGCCGAAGACAAGGCCCTGGAAAGTGAACTGCTGGCCGACCCCAAGGAAATTGCCGAGCACCTGATGCTGATCGACCTGGGCCGCAACGACGCCGGCCGCGTATCAGAAACCGGCACGGTGAAGCTGACCGACAAGATGATCGTGGAGCGCTACTCCCACGTGATGCACATTGTCTCCAACGTCACCGGCCGTCTGAAAGAGAACACCAGCTGCCTGGACGTACTGCGGGCCACCCTGCCGGCAGGCACGCTGAGCGGCGCGCCGAAGATCCGCGCCATGGAAATCATCGACGAGCTGGAGCCGGTAAAACGCGGCGTCTACGGCGGTGCCGTAGGCTATCTGTCGTTCAACGGCAACATGGACACGGCCATTGCTATCCGCACCGCCGTGATCAAGGACCAGACCCTGCACATCCAGGCAGGGGCCGGCGTGGTAGCCGATTCGGTGCCCCGCCTCGAGTGGAAAGAAACCATGAACAAGGGCCGCGCGATCTTCCGCGCGGTAGCCATGACCTACAACGATTTCGACCACTGAGGCGGAGGACAAGATTATGTTGCTGATGATCGATAACTACGATTCCTTCACCTACAACGTGGTGCAGTATCTGGCAGAGCTGGGTGCGGACGTGCAGGTGTACCGGAATGATGAAATCACCATCGAGAAGATTGAAGAACTGAACCCGGAGCGCCTGGTAATCTCGCCCGGCCCCTGCACGCCCAACGAGGCGGGCATTTCCATGGCAGCCATCGAACACTTCGCGGGCAAGCTTCCGATTCTGGGCGTGTGCCTGGGCCATCAGGCCATCGGCCAGGTATTCGGCGGCAATGTCATCCGCGCCGGGCGGGTCATGCACGGCAAGGTGTCGCCGGTGTTCCATCGGGACCAGGGCGTATTTCGTGGCCTGAACAATCCGCTTCAGGCAACCCGCTATCACAGCCTGGTCATCGAAAAAGAGTCACTGCCGGATTGCCTGGAAGTCACCGCCTGGACCCGCCACGATGACGGCTCGGTAGAGGAAATCATGGGCGTCCGACACAAGACCCTGCCCATCGAAGGCGTTCAGTTCCACCCTGAGTCGATTATGACTGAGCAGGGGCATGAGCTGCTTCGGAACTTTCTCCGGGGTTAGTTTTGTTTGTTGGCCTCGGGGGCTGGATCTGGATTCGGTCAACGAGGGGGATCGCCTTCCCAAACCGTGCGGAGCCATGGATGGCGGAGCCCGAGCCGCACAGGGACGTCTTGAGGCGATTTTGCGAAGTAGCTATCCCACCCAGCGGCCATGCACCCAGGCCAGAGGGCTGACCGAGCAAGAGGTCCTACACTAGCCAGGAACTTGCTAAGCTAGAACCAAACACAGAATACAAGAAGCAGATTGACCCAAGGGGCCCACGAATGGACATGAAAGAAGCACTGAACCGCATTGCCTCCAACCTGGATTTATCCACGGAGGAAATGAAGGACGTTATGCGGATCGTCATGAAAGGCGAGGCCAGCGATGCGCAGATCGGGGCGTTTCTGATGGGGCTGCGCCTGAAGAGTGAAACCATTGACGAAATCGCCGGCGCCACCGAGGTGATGCGTGAGCTGGCGACCAAGGTCACCGTGAATGCCGAGCCGCTGGTGGACATTGTTGGCACCGGCGGTGACGGGGCCAATCTGTTTAATGTGTCCACCGCTGCGTCTTTTGTCGTGGCTGCCGCCGGCGGTTTTGTGGCCAAGCATGGCAACCGGGCAGTTTCTTCGAAAAGCGGCAGTGCCGACCTGTTGGAAAAGCTGGGCATCAACCTGCAGATGGCGCCGGAAGAAGTGGCCCGGTGCGTGGAACAGATCGGCGTTGGCTTCATGTTTGCGCCCGCCCATCACAGCGCCATGAAACACGCCATTGGCCCGCGCAAGGAACTGGGCTGCCGCACCATTTTCAATATCCTTGGCCCAATGACCAACCCCGCCAGCGTCAAGCGCCAGCTGGTTGGCGTGTTCAACCGGGAGCTCTGTCGCCCAATGGCCGAAGTGCTTTACCGCCTCGGCGCGACGCACATCATGGTGGTGTGCGCCAAAGACGGCCTGGACGAAATCAGCCTTGCCAGTGCTACCCATGTAGCCGAACTTAAGGATGGCGAGATTACCGAGTACGACATGACGCCGGAAGACGTTGGCATCAAGAGCCAATCGCTGGTCGGCCTGACCGTTGATACCGCAGACGATTCACTGAAACTGATCAAAGCCGCCTTTGGCCGGGGTCACGACGAAATGGCCGAGAAGGCCCGTGACCTTATTGCTCTCAATGCCGGAGCGGCGATTTATGTCGCCGGGCTGGCCAAGACCCCAACTGCTGGTGTCGACATGGCGCTCGATGCCATGGGCTCTGGGCTTGCTGCTGGCAAGATGTCGGAACTTGCCGACTTCTCCCAGTGCTTCTGATTAAACAGGCCTGAAAATGACTGAAAGACACCTGGACAAAACCCCCACGATTCTCCGGAAAATTGTTGACCGGAAATGGGAAGAAATTGACGAGCGCAAACGCGGGCTATCCATCGCCGACCTGAAAGCCATGGCCGGCGACCAGCCAGCTGCTCGCGGGTTTGCTGATGCCATGCGTTCACGCATCAACGCCAAAACCCCCGCCGTCATCGCCGAAATCAAAAAGGCCTCCCCCAGCAAAGGCGTCCTTCGCGACCCGTTTGAACCGGCCGCTATTGCTGAAAGCTACGAACAAGGCGGCGCGGCCTGCCTGTCAGTACTCACTGACCAGGATTTCTTCCAGGGCCATGAAGACTTCCTCAAAGCCGCCCGCAACGCCTGCAGCCTGCCGGTGATTCGCAAGGATTTCATGGTGGCGCCCTATCAGGTGTACGAGAGCCGCGCAATCGGCGCCGACTGCATCCTGCTGATCGCCGCCTGCCTGACCCGTGACCAGATGCAGGAACTGGAAGGCATCGCCCACGACATCGGGCTGGATGTTCTGGTGGAAGTGCATGACGGCGTGGAACTGGACGATGCGCTGACGCTGAAAACACCCCTGGTCGGCATCAACAACCGCAACCTGCACACCTTTGATGTCAGCCTGGATACCACCTTCGAACTGCATCACCGGATTTCGGAAGACCGGTTAACCATTACCGAAAGCGGCATCATGACGATTGATGATGTGAACGCCATGACAGAGCGGGGTATCTACGGTTTTCTGGTGGGTGAATCGTTCATGCGGGCAGAGGAACCAGGAAAAAGACTGAGCGAGTTTTTCTTTCCAGAACGCTAGCCCGTTCCTGCCTCGACCCTGGCTTTTGCGAGGTTCCCCCGAGGCTCGGGCCAGAACTAGCCCTCAGGATCAGCCAAAGCCTCCCGCAACAACGCCAACAGATGCGGCGGCATCCCCTCCGCCAGCTTCAAAGCCGCCTCATGCCCCCGATGGGACATCTTGCCCCAGGTCCGGCGCACGATACGCAGCCACTTCTCCCGGTCGTAATCCACCTTCTGCTCATAGAAATCAGCAAAATAACGCTCAAGGAACACCATGCACGCCACATCTTCCAGCAGCTGAGTGTCCTCATCCTGGCGCAACTCCCGCTTGGTCAGAATGGTTTCCACCCGCTGACACTCATCCTCCGGAAAACCACACTGCGCCATGATTTCCGCCGCCCGACGACCGTGCATCCGACCGCAGGCCTGACGCCACTGGTAGTAGGCCTTGCGGCCCTCCGGGAAATCACTGCGGGGCATGGTCCAGCGTTCGATGTGCTGGGCCCGGCAGGCCACCTGCATGCGTGGGGAGGGCACGGGCTCCAGCTCGAACAGCCAGCGGGTCATGTGCAGACTGTAGGCGTATTCCTTGGGCAGCCATTGCCCATCAACCTGCTCCTGATTGGGGTCCGCCTTGTTGGCAGAATCAATGGCATTCAATGCACAGGCAAGAGGCTGCTCGGTACTCATAATCACACCTTCGATGAGGGACGTTCCTTTATGCGCTCGAACCAGGCTTTCAGGTTCTCCTGCTCAGGACGGATGCGGATATCCACCACCCGTGCAAACGCCATGGTTGTAAAGGCATTGATGTCCGCCGCCGTGAACCGATCGCAACAGATGAAGTCCCGGCCTTCCAGATGCTTGTCCAGGAACCCCATGAATTTCTCCACGGTTTTCCCGCATTCCTCACCCCATTCCTTGATCGGATTCATGCGATCCTTGAAATAGCCGCTGGTGTGCTGGAAGCACATGCCGGTAGGCATGAAAAACGAAAACTCGATCCAACGCAGCCACTGCTCCACCTGCGCTTTTTCCAGCGGTGTATTGCCGAGCAACGTGGGCGAATCCGGATAGCTTTCCTCGAAATAGCGGCAGATTGCCATGGTTTCCGAAATACAGGTGCCGTCATCCAGTTCCATCACCGGCACCTTTTTCATGGGGTTTTTCGCCGCGTATTCCGGAGTCAGATTTTCACCCTTCTGCAGATCAATCTGAATGAACTCCGCCTCGTCCAGCAATCCTTTCTCGGCCATGAACATGCGGACACGACGGGGGTTGGGGGCGGTACTGGTTTCAAAAATTTTCATTGTTTTAGACTCCAAACTATCGGAAAAAACCGGTCTGACGGAAAGACTGACGCCCTATCGCCGAGGCGTCAAGCAAAGCGGAATAAGCATTTGCTCTGTAGTAACGTTTTACATGAATAGCTTGTAACTCTTGTCAGGATCATTACTCTAAAAGGTGAGCTGTAACCGGAACGAAACGATTTGAATCCTCAATTCCGCACAGAATCCAGTCTTCCCGTTGTATCCGATTCAGGATACAGCCTCCCTTCTTGCGACAGTCTTTTAACACAATGTCGCACTCCGAAAACCCCAAAAGGAGCATTCCTATGAGAAAGCTAACGCCTGTAGCGCTATTGTGCGCACTGTCAGCACCCTCACTCGCTTCAGCTGATTGCGGTGAAGTTTCCATCACCGAAATGGGCTGGGCATCCAACGCTGTGGTAACAGCCACCGCCAAGTTTCTTATGGAACAGGGCTATGGATGCGAGGTGACTATCGTTCCCTCTGACACCGTTCCTGCCGTCACCTCTGTTGCGGAAAACGGAGAGCCGGATATCGTCACCGAGCTATGGCTGAACTCCGCCGGCGAAGCTTACCTGGAGCTTGAAAAGCAGGGCAAGATCAAGCGCGTAGCCGAGGTTCTGGACCCGGGCGGCGTTGAAGGCTGGTGGATTCCAACCTATCTGGCCGAGAAGCATCCGGAACTGACCACCATTGAAGGCGTTATGGCTAACCCTGAACTGGTAGGCGGCCGCTTCAACAACTGCCCCAGTGGCTGGGGCTGCCGGGTGGTCAGTGACAACCTGGTCCGCGCCCTGGATCTGGAAGAATCCGGTCTCGAGGTGTTCAACCACGGATCCGGTGAAACCCTGGCTACCTCCATGGCATCCGCCGTGCAGAGTGAAGAGCCCTGGTTCGGCTACTACTGGGGACCGACCGTACCGCTCGGCAAGTACGACATGACCCGCGTGGATCTGGGTGAGGTCAAGCCTGAGGTACACCAGCGCAATCAGACCCAGGACGTCGAGAACCCGGGCGTTTCCGATTTCCCGGCGGCGACCATCCTGACCTCGGTCACCACCGATTTCAGTGATCGCGAGCCGGAAATCGCCGAGCTGATGAGCAACATGACCTTCAAGACCTCGACCATGAGTGCCCTGTTGGCCTGGATGGACGAAAACAATGCCTCTGCTGAAGAGGCGGCCGTTTACTTCCTGAGCAACAACAGTGACGTGTGGTCCGCCTGGTTGAATGACTCGGCCAGACAGAACCTTGCCTCCGTGATCGGAGAGTAAAAGCCCCAGAGAAGAGCCGGTTCGCCGGCTCTTCTTCTGTCTGGCTTGGAAAAAGTCATACGCGATACCTCATTCTGAATGTGGAACGGATACTGACCTCTCATGGCTACCTACGACTTTTTATTTTCTTCGCTCGGGCTAAAAGACTGGTGTGCCGAGGGCTCGAGCGACGCGCCCATGTCCATGGCTGCATTGCTTAACAAATCAAAAGGGACGGAAACACAGGAAGTGTCCATCTGGGAGCTGCCTTTTCCATCGATGGATGCGCTCAACGATGCCTGTGCGGCCTTTCCCAAATCCCGAGAGTTGACCAAGGGCCTTGAAGAAGGTTTCCTTGCGGTCAAAGACAACCTGAGCATTGTACTGGATCCGATTACCCAGCCCCTGAGTTGGGCTCTGGATGGCACCCTCTACGCCATGGTGAATGCTCCCTGGTGGATTGTTATTCCGCTGCTGCTGGCGGTGGTTCTGTTTGTTACCAAATCCTGGAAGCTGGTCGGCTTCGTGGCTGGCAGTCTTTGCCTGCTGGCCTTTATCGACTACTACGAATACGCCATGCAGACTCTGGCCATCATATTTGTCTGCGCTTTCCTGTGCGTGCTACTTGGTGTACCCATCGGCATTGCCATGTCCCGTAGCGACATGATGCAGAGGCTGACGGTTCCCGTGCTCGATATGCTGCAGACACTGCCGCCCTTCGTGTACCTGATTCCGCTGATTTTCCTGTTCAGCGTGACCGAATCGAAACTGTATGGCATCGCGATTATTCTGTACGCCATCGTGCCGGTCATCCGTCTGACCAACCTTGGCATACGGCTGGTGGACAAAGACGTGATGGAGGCGGCCAACGCCTTCGGCATGACCAGCCGCCAGAAGCTGTTCAAGGTGCAGATCCCGCTGGCGTTGCCCAACATCATGGCCGGCGTCAACCAGACCATCATGATGAGCCTGGCGATGGTGGTTATCGCCTCGCTGGTGTCGGCACCCGGCCTCGGTGTGCTGGTGCTTCAGGGCATCCGCAACCTGGAACTGGGCGTGGGCCTGGTGGCCGGCCTGGGCATTGTTATCCTGGCCGTGATTCTTGACCGGGTCACCAAAGCCTCATTGGCGCGTATCAACGCCTCGCAGAAACAATAAGGGAGCGAATCGTGGACCGGGACATCAAAATATCCATCAAGAATCTCTACAAGATCTTTGGCAGTGAACCGGAGATCGCCCTGGAGTACGTCAAGCGCGGCATGGGCAAGCCCGAGCTGCTGGAAAAACACAAGCATGTGCTGGGCCTGGAAGACATCAACGTAGACATGCAGGAAGGCGAAATCACGGTGATCATGGGACTGTCCGGCTCCGGGAAGTCCACCCTGATCCGCCACCTGAACCGGTTGATTGAACCGACCTCGGGGCAAATCATTCTCGACGGCGAAAACGTTCTCGACTTTGATGAAGAGCGTCTGCGCAAACTGCGCCGCGAAGGCATGTCCATGGTATTCCAGAAGTTTGCCCTGCTGCCCCACCGCACGGTACTCGAAAACGCCGGCATGGCGCTTTCAGTGAGGGGCTTCGGGGTGGAGGACTTCGAGTCGGAAGCCCGGAAATGGCTGGCCCGTGTGGGACTGGAGGGCAATGGCGACCAGTATCCCCACGAACTGTCCGGCGGCATGCAGCAGCGGGTGGGCATAGCCCGGGCGCTGGCCTCCAATTCCCCCATCATGCTGATGGACGAGGCCTTCTCTGCCCTCGATCCGCTGATCCGTTCCGATATGCAGGATCTGCTGCTGGAACTCCAGGAAGAGCTGCAGAAAACCATCGTGTTCATCACCCATGACCTGGACGAGGCCCTGAAACTGGCCGACCACCTGGTCATCCTCAAGGACGGCCACGTGGTGCAGCAGGGCGAACCCCAGGAAATACTGATGAATCCGAACGATCCGTACATTACTGATTTTATTTCGGATATCAACCGCGCCAGGGTGCTGCGGGTTCGCTCGGTGATGGAAAGAACGAAGGATGCACCATCGGAATGCGCCGGGGATGTGTCAGAGCATGACAACCTGGAGTCGGTCATTGCCAAATCCAACGGCAACACGGACCTGGTATATCGGGTTACTCGCAAAGGCAACCAGGTCGGCGTGCTGGACATGAAGGTTCTGGTAAAAGCGCTGGTTCCCACGGAAGCGTCAGACAGCAGTGAGCGCGCACAGCTCTAGTAAAGGCACGCCAGGTGTTTGGAAAGCTCTGGTCGCACAGTCCGGTCGGGTCTACAATGGAATTATGGCCTCGAGGCAGAGGCAACACCGACAGAGATCATGTGCAGAATCCTGACGTTTCTGATCATCCTCGCACTACTGAGTGGCTGTTTCGGGGCTGACGAGCCGACAGCCACACAGGATGTGCTGCCTGAAAACATATCCAGTCCTGAACCACCTCCTGAAATTCCAACGCCCGCCGAGACAGACCGCCAGATTGTTCTGGTAGCCGATCCCTGGTGCCCCCACAACTGCGCCGTCGATGCCCCCCAGAAAGGCTACATGGTGGACATCGCCCGGGAAGCTCTGGCGATGGCCGGTTACACCCTCGAATACCGCAATATCAGTTGGGCAAGAGCGCTGAGAATGGCGCGCCAGGGCAAAGTGCATGGCGTGGTGGGCGCCTTCAGGACGGACGCACCGGATTTTGTGTTCCCGGATGTGGCGCAGGGTCGCGCTTCGATCGGTCTTTACACCAGCCCCGACAGCGACTGGCGCTACACCGGAATTGCATCCCTGGAAAACCGGAACCTGCTGGCCATCAACGGTTATTCCTACACAGCCGAACTGGATGCCTATATCGATAACAACCGGGAAAACCGGGAAAGAATCTGGATTTTGTCTGGCCCGGCACCGCTGGAACGTGCCCTGAGTCTGCTGGAAAAGCAGCGGGGAGATCTGTTTGCCGAAGACGATTACGTGATGGACTGGGCGGTCCGCAACAACCCGGAAATTGACCGGCCCCGCAGAGCCGGCCAAGTCGGCGAAACCCTCTCCTATGTTGCCTTTTCGCCTGCACTCAGCAACTCCGACGAGCTGGCCCGGCTGCTATCTGAAGGCACCCGGGCACTGATCGACAATGGCCGTATAAACGCCATTCTGAACAGCTACGGCCTTAGCGCGAGGCCGGAAGCGCCCTGAGTTTTGCGCCATTGACGGAGGTAATCACCAACGCCCCCTGAGCGCTGATATCGAAAGTCCGGGCCGACTCAAGCAGGCGCAGAAACCGATCCTCCTGATCCATTAACGGCGAAGGGCAGGCTTTGCGTGTCGACGCCAGTTTTCCCATCTCGATAGTGGCACCGGTCAGGGACCAGTTGCCGGTGTATCGGTTGCAGGAGGCGGTGCCGTGGATACGACCATCCGGCATGAACTCCAGGGTGGCACGGGATTTTTCTTCCAGACCGCGACCGGCGATGTCCTCGACATCCCATTCAGTGCCGGTAAGCAGTTGCCTGGGGTCGCCACCGCACCCCGATGTCATGTCACCGTTGAGAATCAGACGCACCTGGTATGGATGGGGCATGCCGGACATCGAGTCCCGGCAGAGCTGGGCGCGGTGACTACCTCAATGACCAGGCCCTCGCGGGAGGCCCTGAAACGGCGACCCGTTCCGGACTTGTCGACAGTCTGGTAGCGCAGCTCTTCGATGGGCAATGAGGGGCGCTCCAGTACAAGCTGGCCCGGCTCGATGATCACGTGCCAGAAAGGCTCGTTTCCTGTCGCCCTGAACGGCTTATCGATGCCCCCCGCTTCCCCGGCCCCGGAAATCTCCGGCGGCTTTTCCGGGCTGGAAGAGCAGCCCGCCAGTGCGGTTGCCAGCAACAAGCCCACCAATACCCGTGCGTGAATTGCTTTCATTCGGTCAATCTCCTTTTCAACCTGCCTGTGGTAGTGCCACTGAGTGTCAGTGAACGGAAGTCTACTTCAGCCAGCCCCGGAATCCATACCATTTCCCGCCAGAAGGCATTACTCTTGTGCCACTAATTGACTGCAAGGAGGCTCTTGTCCATGGCTCTTCAACTCTATCAGTTTGCGATATCCCATTACTGCGAAAAAGTCCGCTGGGCGCTGGATTTCAAGGGCATTAACCACCAGACGGTCAACCTTCTTCCCGGCCAGCATGTGAATGCCCTTAAAAAGCTGGGCGCGGACGCCTCCTCGGTGCCGGTCATCGTCCACGATGGCCGTTGCGTTCAGGGTTCCGCCCGAATTATCGACTATCTGGAGGAGACCTTCCCTGAACGCCCGCTGACCCCGTCTGACCCTGCCGCCCGTGAACAGGCTCTGGCCTGGGAGCAGCGCATGGATGATGAACTGGGGCCCGCGGTTCGCTGTTTTGCCTACCACTATTTCCTGCAGCGCCCGAAAGTGGTGACGCCCATGCTGACAGCGGGTACGCCCTTCTATAACCGCTATCTTATCCGGCTGGCGTTCAGCCGGGTGGATGAAATCATGCGCAAATGGATGAAGATCAACGAAAAAACCGCCAACACGTCCCGCGAGATCATGGAGCGTTACCTGACCGAACTGGCCGGGGCCTATGAGAAATCCCCCTTCCTGGCCGGTGGCAGCTTTAGCCGGGCGGACCTGACCGCCGCGGCGTTTCTCGCGCCCATGTTTCAGCCGCCGCAATACCCGGTGCCCTGGCCCGAGCCGAAACGTATTCCCGAACCCGTGCGGGACTGGCTGGCCCAATGGCAGCCCCAATTGCAGACTCTGGAAGACCTTTACCTCGCTAACCGGTAAACCCCTGCCTCCGGTCCCGTCCCGGTGATCGACCGGTCCAGCGACGGTAGGCCCGGTTAAACGCGCTCTGCTCGGAAAACCCGAGCAGTAGCGCAATGTCCGCCAGGGTCAGCGACGGGTCTTCCAGATACTGGTGAGCCAGTTGTTCCCGGCTGCGATCCAGCCATTGCTGCCAGCTCAGCCCGTGGCGGGCCAGCCGCCTCTGCAGGGTTCTCGGCGACATATGCATGGCCGCCGCAGCCCGGGCCAGAGTGGGCTCCCCGTCCGACAGCATGCGTAATACCACCCGTTGCATCTGCCGGTCCGATTCAGAGCTCTGGGGCAACGCCTGCAGCATGGCCCGGGCCTGCCTGTCGAGCAGCCGCCGAAGCGTGGGGTCACGCCGGGGCATGGGCAGGCCCAGATATTCAAGCGGGAAACGCACCCGCACATAGCGGTCGTTCCAGGTTACCGGGCAGCCGAAAAACGTCTCATAGGCGCGGGCCGTTTGCGAATCCACATCGTGGAGAAAGCTGATGCCCGACGGTGGAGGCGGCTGGTCGATCTGGCGGCGCAGAAAAGTCACCAGCGCCGCTATCGCCACGCCGTCTGCCTGTTGACCCAGCTCATTGTCTGAGGCGGGCCATCGGATTTCCGCCTCACTTTCCGTGTTACCAATTTCCGCCAGGCTGGTACCGTAAAACAGGGTTTCGTAGCGCTGATACGCCAGCATGGCCTCGCCCAGGGTATCGGTGGCCAGCACCAGGTAGCCCAGAACGCCCACATGACGTGGCGTCACGCACGCCCCAACTTCCAGCTCCGGTGCTGGCCGGTGACGTGCCAGGGCCAGGCCATCCGCCAGCATCCGCCGCCACACCTCCACCGGCACATTGTCCTGGGTCGACCAGCGGGCCAGCTGGGGTCGCAGGGTTTCCGCCTCCAGCTTTTGCTGGTCCAGCCAGTCCTTCAAAAGCCCGGTCCAGGCGCCGGTTACGCGTATGACGCTTGCCACTGTTTTGTGCTCCCGTTCGGAATTTCCGGCAGATGACATGAATAGTCAATTTTATGGCGTGTATTGTCAATTCTACTGGATAAGCCCGCGCGACACTGACGGTCTACGAACAACCATGAGACT
This DNA window, taken from Marinobacter halotolerans, encodes the following:
- a CDS encoding glutathione S-transferase family protein, producing MALQLYQFAISHYCEKVRWALDFKGINHQTVNLLPGQHVNALKKLGADASSVPVIVHDGRCVQGSARIIDYLEETFPERPLTPSDPAAREQALAWEQRMDDELGPAVRCFAYHYFLQRPKVVTPMLTAGTPFYNRYLIRLAFSRVDEIMRKWMKINEKTANTSREIMERYLTELAGAYEKSPFLAGGSFSRADLTAAAFLAPMFQPPQYPVPWPEPKRIPEPVRDWLAQWQPQLQTLEDLYLANR
- a CDS encoding substrate-binding periplasmic protein, whose product is MCRILTFLIILALLSGCFGADEPTATQDVLPENISSPEPPPEIPTPAETDRQIVLVADPWCPHNCAVDAPQKGYMVDIAREALAMAGYTLEYRNISWARALRMARQGKVHGVVGAFRTDAPDFVFPDVAQGRASIGLYTSPDSDWRYTGIASLENRNLLAINGYSYTAELDAYIDNNRENRERIWILSGPAPLERALSLLEKQRGDLFAEDDYVMDWAVRNNPEIDRPRRAGQVGETLSYVAFSPALSNSDELARLLSEGTRALIDNGRINAILNSYGLSARPEAP
- a CDS encoding helix-turn-helix domain-containing protein, yielding MASVIRVTGAWTGLLKDWLDQQKLEAETLRPQLARWSTQDNVPVEVWRRMLADGLALARHRPAPELEVGACVTPRHVGVLGYLVLATDTLGEAMLAYQRYETLFYGTSLAEIGNTESEAEIRWPASDNELGQQADGVAIAALVTFLRRQIDQPPPPSGISFLHDVDSQTARAYETFFGCPVTWNDRYVRVRFPLEYLGLPMPRRDPTLRRLLDRQARAMLQALPQSSESDRQMQRVVLRMLSDGEPTLARAAAAMHMSPRTLQRRLARHGLSWQQWLDRSREQLAHQYLEDPSLTLADIALLLGFSEQSAFNRAYRRWTGRSPGRDRRQGFTG
- a CDS encoding quaternary amine ABC transporter ATP-binding protein gives rise to the protein MDRDIKISIKNLYKIFGSEPEIALEYVKRGMGKPELLEKHKHVLGLEDINVDMQEGEITVIMGLSGSGKSTLIRHLNRLIEPTSGQIILDGENVLDFDEERLRKLRREGMSMVFQKFALLPHRTVLENAGMALSVRGFGVEDFESEARKWLARVGLEGNGDQYPHELSGGMQQRVGIARALASNSPIMLMDEAFSALDPLIRSDMQDLLLELQEELQKTIVFITHDLDEALKLADHLVILKDGHVVQQGEPQEILMNPNDPYITDFISDINRARVLRVRSVMERTKDAPSECAGDVSEHDNLESVIAKSNGNTDLVYRVTRKGNQVGVLDMKVLVKALVPTEASDSSERAQL
- a CDS encoding META domain-containing protein: MPHPYQVRLILNGDMTSGCGGDPRQLLTGTEWDVEDIAGRGLEEKSRATLEFMPDGRIHGTASCNRYTGNWSLTGATIEMGKLASTRKACPSPLMDQEDRFLRLLESARTFDISAQGALVITSVNGAKLRALPASR